Proteins from one Megalops cyprinoides isolate fMegCyp1 chromosome 11, fMegCyp1.pri, whole genome shotgun sequence genomic window:
- the LOC118785913 gene encoding coiled-coil domain-containing protein 138-like, translating into MSNESSDVDIDVAVEKLKKKYLDRRKRVNTYVDCKQLISRDGPTGVNDPNVKIISWDVTLPSNLARASASDVTETTAPTEKKQKGPTAHGDSRSSTDISQVYQEMVHIYDKLHTERIHQQQWSVQLQEWEDQLQQREALVPQPQHALLKIQGVEEEVHYHIREMQERHRQEIKKLNDIIKEKTKENKRIKASFDSIKELNDTMRNQLSEVTEENRKLENQSKKVQARLENLQRKYGYSSVQKGRENVPPKAHESKPSRQDKFSVPSKSNKVSTNPSAVKLLVLLLDWVADSHLVPAREDDGWGAREQHVTLQEKCSKVLPMLTEQLQLVPAVDTGLLVPLLKFIYWSLRQLDSSPQHTTLTSTMRRLGEEVYRGTVQQGSALDPSASVRTKASSLFKSPSLHIRFLSTLIILKTITQADILAQALDSLHDDLRSEDGRSLFLQYSALPVVLGHLRGGNRGLLGPSVDILLQMTGESRLLNSFLEACSTEEFFRSISLLLRNPRIDVTQVEKISILLQKLSKIRKNKRLFELFTIHLMVQEMHRTVDPAHAFLAVNLNSILFNLGMIKKPSLCLNPADSP; encoded by the exons ATGAGCAACGAATCGTCAGACGTAGACATCGATGTTGCCGTGGAAAAGTTAAAGAAGAAGTATCTGGACAGGAGGAAACGAGTAAATACTTACGTTGACTGCAAACAGCTG ATATCCAGAGATGGCCCAACTGGTGTAAATGAcccaaatgtgaaaataatatcTTGGG ATGTGACCCTGCCCTCCAACCTAGCAAGGGCTTCGGCCTCTGATGTGACTGAGACCACAGCGCCCACTGAGAAGAAGCAGAAGGGGCCAACTGCACACGGCGATTCCCGCTCATCCACTGACATCAGTCAGGTGTATCAGGAGATGGTGCACATCTATGACAAGCTCCAT ACGGAGCGGATCCACCAGCAGCAGTGGtctgtgcagctgcaggagtgggaggatcagctgcagcagagagaggccctCGTGCCCCAGCCTCAGCATGCCCTTCTGAAGATCCAGGGAGTGGAAGAGGAGGTGCACTACCACATCCGAGAGATGCAGGAG CGACATCGGCAGGAGATTAAGAAGTTAAATGATATTATCAAAGAGAAaaccaaagaaaacaagaggATAAAAGCTAGCTTTGACAGCATTAAAGAGTTAAATGATACCATGAGAAATCAG CTCAGTGAGGTcacagaagagaacagaaagcTAGAGAATCAGTCGAAGAAAGTGCAAGCTCGTCTGGAGAACCTGCAG AGAAAGTATGGATACTCGTCAGTGCAGAAAGGCCGTGAAAATGTCCCTCCAAAGGCCCATGAGTCAAAGCCTTCCAGACAGGACAAGTTCTCTGTGCCCAGTAAATCAAACAAG GTCTCCACAAACCCCAGTGCGGTCAAACTGCTGGTCCTGCTACTTGACTGGGTCGCAGACAGCCACTTGGTCCCAGCAAGAGAGGACGATGGCTGGGGAGCCCGCGAACAGCACGTCACCCTTCAGGAGAAATGTTCGAAG GTGTTGCCCATGTTGACAGAACAGCTGCAGCTGGTCCCAGCAGTGGATACCGGGCTGCTGGTGCCACTGCTTAAATTCATCTACTGGTCTCTGAGGCAGCTGGACAGTAGCCCCCAG CACACCACCCTCACTTCCACCATGCGCAGGCTGGGGGAGGAGGTCTACCGTGGGACGGTCCAGCAGGGGAGCGCTCTCGACCCCAGTGCCTCTGTAAGGACGAAGGCATCATCGCTCTTCAAGAGCCCCTCACTCCATATCAGGTTCCTGTCCACACTGATCATCCTCAAGACCATCACCCAAG CGGACATCCTGGCACAGGCTCTGGACAGTCTCCACGATGACCTGCGTTCCGAGGATGGGAGGTCGCTCTTCCTGCAGTACAGCGCGTTGCCTGTGGTCCTGGGGCATCTGCGAGGAGGGAACAGGGGCCTGCTGGGTCCCTCTGTGGACATCCTGTTGCAGATGACTGGAGAGTCCC GACTCTTAAACTCCTTCCTGGAGGCGTGCAGCACAGAGGAGTTTTTCCGTTCCATTTCGTTGCTCCTGCGTAACCCCCGCATAGACGTCACGCAGGTGGAGAAGATCAGCATCCTCCTGCAGAAGCTCTCCAAGATCAG GAAGAACAAGAGGCTGTTTGAACTCTTCACTATCCATCTGATGGTCCAGGAAATGCACAGGACCGTAGACCCTGCCCATGCCTTCCTCGCTGTCAACCTGAACTCTATCCTCTTCAACCTGGGCATGATAAAGAAGCCTTCCCTCTGCCTCAACCCAGCAGACAGTCCATGA